In Pseudomonas sp. FP1742, the DNA window GAAGTGCTCGAAACCATCGCTATTCCGGAAATGGCCGAGATGGTCGAGTTGGCGCAGAACCCTGAAACATGGCTGGCCAAGCTGCTGTCGGCTTATGCCGCACTGTTTCAACCGCCTCGCGCTCCGCACAAGCCTAAGGGCGATGTGACACAGCCGCTCATTCTGGCGGTCAATCTGGATGAAGAAGAAGCGCCTGAGGAGCTGAGCCGCGAAGAGTTGGAGAGCTGGCGCCAGAACCTGAAAAGCCTGGCGATCCGGTTTCGTGACGGGCTGAACGAGTGTTGAGCGATTGAGTGATTGGCGAATGGTCCGCTCAAGATAGCGTGCTGTAAGAAAATTCTCTTCGTGATGGCATCTGGTCAAGATCCCGAGCGAAGCTTGGCCGATGCCTATATAATCCCCGCCTTTCGTGGAGAACAGACCTTTATGCCAACGTCCTTTCTAGAAATTGTCGAGTTACCAGACGGCCGAATCGAGCTGCGTAGGGCTGAGGACGAGGGTTCTCTGGTTACTTTGGATTTCTCCGAGGATGCCAAGGCTTTCCTGCAAGGCCAGCACGTTGAAGTCGCCAAGGCGATGTTGAGCGTCGGTGTTCAGATGGCAGGGCGCCTGGTCGAAGGCGAATTTGATAAGGAAGAGGGGCCACGGGTTCTTCATTGATCCCGCCCGTCGGAATTTGCGGACACCTCTACAGATCGGCTTCTCTATCCTTGGAGAAGCCCCGCGCTGTTCAGCGCGCACAGTGTTTATCACCTAACCCAATCGAATATTCAGGCTTTGCGCATCCCCGGTACGGGCGGCGCTGATCAGCTGCTGCCGCGACGATGTGCTCAACGGATTTAGCCAACTGACGACCGTATGGCTGCGACCAAGTCGCAAGGCTTCACAGGTCAGCTGCTGAGCGCTCTGTGTGCCGCGTGGTTGCAGCAGCAGAATGCGTTCACGGTTCAGGCCGGCGTCCCGCAACCAGGCCTGGGTCAGGCTGGCGGGCGGGGCGATCAGAGTCAGCCAGCGAGCATCCTGATCCTGACTCAGTTCCCTGAGAATCGGTGCCAGAAGGTTCAGGCAGTTCCCGGCCGCGCCGCGCAGTGACAGCTCGCTGAAGACTTCGGGCTCGGCGCTCCAGGGCGACTCGACCACGTCTTTCAGGATCGGCGCCAGCGGCTGCGCCATGAATGCCTCGAACAATGGCAATTGGGCTTGCTGTGAGGTGTGTGGGAACTGCATAAAGCCTCCTTTAGCGGCGAATCACGCCGACGCTCAAGCCTTCGATCACCAGTTCCTGATCTTTCAGGTTGACTTCGATAGGGGCGAATTCAGGGTTTTCGGCAATCAACCAGACTTTGCTGCCATCGCGCTTGAAGCGCTTGACGGTCACTTCGTCGCCAATCCGTGCCACCACGATCTGACCGTTACGGGCTTCACGGGTGGTATGGACGGCCAGCAGGTCGCCGTCGAAAATGCCGACGTCCTTCATGCTCATGCCATGGACCCGCAATAGATAGTCAGCGCGAGGGTGGAAGAACGAAGGGTTGATGTTGCAGGATTCTTCGATGTGCTGCTGGGCGAGGATCGGCGCGCCTGCCGCCACTCGGCCGATGATCGGCAGGCTGGATTCGTCGGCCTTGGCTTCGAAGCCGGGGATGCGAATGCCACGGGAGGCGCCCGGGGTCATCTCGATTGCACCCTTGCGGGCCAGGGCCTTGAGGTGTTCTTCCGCCGCATTGGGCGACTTGAAGCCCAGTTCCTGAGCGATTTCCGCGCGGGTGGGCGGGTAGCCGTTGTCTTCGAGGCAGCGTTTGATGAAGGCCAGAATCTCTGCTTGGCGTGGCGTCAGCTTTAGCATATTGATCGCTCTGTCTTTTTATACAGTGACTGGGATTATATACAGTGAACAGGTCTTGGCAATGCCCCTTTTTTTTCCGGCCGCTGGACGGTCATTCTGCTCACTGATTGAAGCTGCGCCGTTGTATGGTTAAATAGCTGACCGACCATTCCGAAAACGAACCGCCAGACTTGACAAGGCCTGGGCTGAAACGTATGTTTCAAACAAGTGTTTGTCAGGCGGAGTAGCCATGGCCCAGTCGGAAACCGTTGAACGCATTCTCGATGCTGCCGAGCAGTTGTTCGCGGAAAAAGGTTTCGCTGAAACCTCGTTGCGTCTGATCACCAGCAAGGCCGGTGTCAATCTGGCGGCGGTGAACTATCACTTCGGATCGAAGAAGGCGCTGATTCAGGCCGTATTCTCGCGTTTTCTCGGGCCGTTCTGCATCAGTCTCGATAAAGAGCTGGAGCGCCGTCAGGCCAAGCCGGAGAACAAACCGACCCTCGAAGAGCTGCTGGAGATCCTCGTCGAGCAAGCCCTGGTGGTGCAGCCACGCAGTGGCAACGACCTGTCCATTTTCATGCGTTTGCTGGGGCTGGCCTTCAGTCAGAGCCAAGGGCACTTGCGTCGTTATCTGGAAGATATGTACGGCAAGGTTTTCCGTCGCTACATGATGCTGGTCAACGAGGCCGCGCCGCGCATTCCGCCGATCGAACTGTTCTGGCGCGTGCACTTCATGCTCGGTGCTGCGGCGTTCAGCATGTCGGGGATCAAAGCCTTGCGTGCGATCGCCGAGACCGATTTCGGCGTCAACACCTCCATCGAACAAGTGATGCGCCTGATGGTGCCTTTCCTGGCCGCGGGCATGCGTGCCGAAACCGGTGTCACCGATACCGCCATGGCCACTGCGCAACTGCGTCCGCGCAGCAAATCGACCCCGGTGGCCGCCAAGGTTTAACCGCACACGGGTGGGCGCGGCAGCTGACATCCGCTAAGCTAGCCGCCCATGCCGACTCTCGTTCTGAACCCGCTCCTCATTGATATCGCCGACCTGCCAGGCCTAGCCTTTGGCGGCGAATTCGTGCGAGCCGGGTTTATCGTAATCAAGGAATCTCTATGACTGCTGGCCTGCAAGGCTCGTTGATGGTGGACGTCGCCGGTACCTGGCTGACGGCTGAAGATCGCCAATTGTTGCGCCAGCCCGAAGTGGGCGGCCTGATCATTTTTGCGCGCAACATCGAACACCCGCGTCAGGTGCGCGAGTTGAGCGCCGCGATCCGCGCCATTCGACCCGATCTGCTGCTGGCGGTGGATCAGGAGGGCGGTCGGGTTCAGCGACTGCGTCAGGGCTTCGTCCGACTGCCAGCCATGCGCGCCATCGCCGACAACCCGAATGCCGAATACCTGGCCGAGCAGTGCGGCTGGATCATGGCGACCGAAGTGCTCGCGGTCGGCCTCGACCTGAGCTTCGCGCCGGTACTGGACCTCGACTACCAGCGCAGTGCGGTGGTTGGCACCCGTTCGTTCGAAAGCGATCCAGAGCGCGCCGCCTTGCTCGCCGGTGCGTTCATCCGCGGCATGAACAGCGCCGGAATGGCTGCCACTGGCAAGCATTTCCCCGGTCATGGCTGGGCCGAGGCCGATTCCCACGTTGCGATTCCCAACGATGAGCGCAGTCTTGATGAGATCCGCGCCAACGACCTGGTGCCGTTCGCGCGATTGAGCAAACAACTGGCGGCGGTCATGCCGGCCCACGTTATTTACCCACAAGTCGATTCCCAGCCTGCCGGTTTCTCCCGTCGCTGGTTGCAGGACATCCTGCGCGGCGAGCTGCAGTTCGATGGCGTGATCTTCAGTGACGACCTGTCGATGGCCGGTGCGCACGTGGTGGGCGATGCCGCCAGTCGCATCGAGGCGGCCTTGACCGCCGGTTGCGACATGGGCCTGGTGTGCAACGACCGCGCGGCGGCCGAGTTGGCCTTGAGTGCCGCCCAGCGGTTGAAGGTCAAGCCTTCGGCGCGTATTGCGCGGATGCGTGGGCAGGCATATGCCACCACCGAATACCGTCAAGACCCGCGCTGGCTGACGGCCATTGGCGCACTCAAAGAAGCTCAATTGATTGATTAAGGATTTTTCGTAATGACGGTTTACGCGATTATCGGTGGCACCGGCCTGACTCAACTCGAAGGCTTGAGCATTCGTCAGTCATTGGCGGTGGACACCCCTTACGGCGCGCCTTCGGCCGAGGTGCAGATCGGTGAGTACGCTGGCAAGGAAGTGCTGTTTCTCGCGCGTCACGGGCATCCACACCGTTTTCCGCCGCATCAGGTGAACTACCGCGCCAACCTGTGGGCCTTGAAGCAGGCCGGTGCCGAAGCGATTCTCGCGGTCAACGCCGTGGGCGGGATTCATGCCGCGATGGGCACCGGGCATTTCTGCGTGCCGCATCAATTGATCGACTACACCAGCGGCCGCCAACACACCTATTTCGCCGATGACCTGGAACAGGTTACACACATCGACTTCAGCTACCCCTACAGCGAATCCCTGCGTCAGCAATTGATCGCGGCGTTGGCGGCTGAAGGCGTCGGCTATAGCAGTCATGGCGTGTACGCTTGCACCCAGGGGCCGCGTCTGGAAACGGTCGCTGAAATCGCGAAGCTGGAACGTGACGGTTGTGACATCGTCGGCATGACCGGTATGCCGGAAGCCGCATTGGCACGCGAGCTGGAACTGGATTACGCCTGTCTGGCGCTGGTGGTAAACCCGGCGGCGGGCAAATCGACGGCGGTGATTACCATGGCCGAGATCGAACAGGCATTGCATGACGGGATGGGCAAAGTGAAGTCGACGTTGGCGCGGGTATTGAAAGGCTAAGCTCGTTTCAGTCATGACCAGATCGTGAAATACAAGCGCCGTAAGGCACTTGCCATCGCCCTGACGTTAACGTAAAGATTGCGGCAGGGCGCTGATCTTAAAAAAGCGCAGGGCGGACCGATCCGGAGCGCTTGATGACGCTAATAAAAACAACCTCCCCCAAGCTGCACCGCGAAGCTCGATTGGCGCGGGAAAAACTGCATCTCGAAGGCGCCGTCCCCGATGGCGTGTTGCGAGCGGAAATCGATGCGTCGTGGCGGCGCAGCCTCAGCCACGGTGTGCATTTCAATGCCAAGCATGAGCTGGCGCTGGAATCGGCCGCCAGCCTCGACGTGCTGCTGGAGAGCAACCGGTTGTTGATCGATGCGGCGATACCGGCCATCGACTATCTGGCCGAGCGTCAGGGCAAGGAAGGGCTTATCATCCTGGCCAGTTCCGACGCCACCATCCTCGCCGTCGAAGGTCGCGCCGACCGTTTCAAGGGCAGCGGCCTGCAAGACATCACCCTCGGCACCTGCTGGAGCGAAGCCGCTCGCGGCACCAATGCGCTGGGCACCGCGCTGGTGGAAGCCCGGCCGACGATGATCGATTGTGGCGAACATTACCTCGATCGTCTGACCGATTTTTCCTGCACCTCGGTGCCGATTTATTGCCCCCAAGGCGACATCCTCGGCGTGCTCGACCTGACCCGCGAAGGCCCGCTCGGCCGCGTTCACGACAGCACCGCGCTGCTGGCCATGGCTGTCAGCCAGATCGAAAGTCGCGTGTTCAACGCCAGCTATCCGGACCAGATCGTGCTGGCCTTCCACAGCCGTCGGCAATACCTCGAATCCCCTTGGCAGGGCTTACTGGCGGTGAGCCTCGGCGGGCAGATTCTCGCGGTCAGTGCCCAGGCCTGCCAGTTGCTGCATGCCGAACGCTCGGCGCTGGTCGGTCGGCGCTGCGAAGAGTTTCTGGGCGTCGATGGCCTGCAACTGTTGTCGCGTCTGCATCAGGGCGGCATCGGCAGCTTGCAAACCGCCAAAGGCGAATTCTTCTACAAAACCCTGCGGGCACCGCAGCGGTCGATCAACGTCAGCACCCCGGCGCGCACCCCAGCCAAAACTGTCAAACCGCAACCCGATCTCGAATCCCTGGCCGGCAGCAATGCCCGTTATGCCCGGGCCTTGCGCATGGCCCGCCAAGGCCTGGCCAATCAACTGCCGGTGTTGTTGCTGGGCGAAACCGGCACCGGTAAAGAAGTCGTTGCCCGGGCGCTGCACATGGCCGGAACGCGCTGCGACAAACCCTTCATCGCGGTGAACTGCGCGGCCATTCCTGAAGGCCTGATCGAGTCGGAGCTGTTCGGCTACCGCGAAGGCGCGTTCACCGGTTCCCGTCGCGGGGGCATGATCGGTCGCTTGCAACAGGCCCATGGCGGCACCTTGTTTCTCGATGAAATCGGCGACATGCCGCTGGCCCTGCAAGCCCGGCTCTTGCGCGTGCTGCAAGACCGTAAAGTCGCCCCGCTGGGTGCCGGCGAAGAGCAAGACATCGATGTGGCGCTGATCTGCGCCACTCACCGCGACCTCAAGCGTCTGGTGGAAGACAAACACTTCCGTGAAGACTTGTTCTAC includes these proteins:
- a CDS encoding DUF6586 family protein, with amino-acid sequence MAHELYTRTNQKIYFAGLSLEALAKAEEGRAMNSLALIQAGRESALFHLYGALLGLCHEIAGFYRLPQANAPRAEMLLTREVLETIAIPEMAEMVELAQNPETWLAKLLSAYAALFQPPRAPHKPKGDVTQPLILAVNLDEEEAPEELSREELESWRQNLKSLAIRFRDGLNEC
- the sulA gene encoding SOS-induced cell division inhibitor SulA → MQFPHTSQQAQLPLFEAFMAQPLAPILKDVVESPWSAEPEVFSELSLRGAAGNCLNLLAPILRELSQDQDARWLTLIAPPASLTQAWLRDAGLNRERILLLQPRGTQSAQQLTCEALRLGRSHTVVSWLNPLSTSSRQQLISAARTGDAQSLNIRLG
- the lexA gene encoding transcriptional repressor LexA codes for the protein MLKLTPRQAEILAFIKRCLEDNGYPPTRAEIAQELGFKSPNAAEEHLKALARKGAIEMTPGASRGIRIPGFEAKADESSLPIIGRVAAGAPILAQQHIEESCNINPSFFHPRADYLLRVHGMSMKDVGIFDGDLLAVHTTREARNGQIVVARIGDEVTVKRFKRDGSKVWLIAENPEFAPIEVNLKDQELVIEGLSVGVIRR
- a CDS encoding TetR/AcrR family transcriptional regulator, translating into MAQSETVERILDAAEQLFAEKGFAETSLRLITSKAGVNLAAVNYHFGSKKALIQAVFSRFLGPFCISLDKELERRQAKPENKPTLEELLEILVEQALVVQPRSGNDLSIFMRLLGLAFSQSQGHLRRYLEDMYGKVFRRYMMLVNEAAPRIPPIELFWRVHFMLGAAAFSMSGIKALRAIAETDFGVNTSIEQVMRLMVPFLAAGMRAETGVTDTAMATAQLRPRSKSTPVAAKV
- the nagZ gene encoding beta-N-acetylhexosaminidase, whose product is MQGSLMVDVAGTWLTAEDRQLLRQPEVGGLIIFARNIEHPRQVRELSAAIRAIRPDLLLAVDQEGGRVQRLRQGFVRLPAMRAIADNPNAEYLAEQCGWIMATEVLAVGLDLSFAPVLDLDYQRSAVVGTRSFESDPERAALLAGAFIRGMNSAGMAATGKHFPGHGWAEADSHVAIPNDERSLDEIRANDLVPFARLSKQLAAVMPAHVIYPQVDSQPAGFSRRWLQDILRGELQFDGVIFSDDLSMAGAHVVGDAASRIEAALTAGCDMGLVCNDRAAAELALSAAQRLKVKPSARIARMRGQAYATTEYRQDPRWLTAIGALKEAQLID
- a CDS encoding S-methyl-5'-thioinosine phosphorylase, with protein sequence MTVYAIIGGTGLTQLEGLSIRQSLAVDTPYGAPSAEVQIGEYAGKEVLFLARHGHPHRFPPHQVNYRANLWALKQAGAEAILAVNAVGGIHAAMGTGHFCVPHQLIDYTSGRQHTYFADDLEQVTHIDFSYPYSESLRQQLIAALAAEGVGYSSHGVYACTQGPRLETVAEIAKLERDGCDIVGMTGMPEAALARELELDYACLALVVNPAAGKSTAVITMAEIEQALHDGMGKVKSTLARVLKG
- a CDS encoding sigma-54-dependent Fis family transcriptional regulator, whose translation is MTLIKTTSPKLHREARLAREKLHLEGAVPDGVLRAEIDASWRRSLSHGVHFNAKHELALESAASLDVLLESNRLLIDAAIPAIDYLAERQGKEGLIILASSDATILAVEGRADRFKGSGLQDITLGTCWSEAARGTNALGTALVEARPTMIDCGEHYLDRLTDFSCTSVPIYCPQGDILGVLDLTREGPLGRVHDSTALLAMAVSQIESRVFNASYPDQIVLAFHSRRQYLESPWQGLLAVSLGGQILAVSAQACQLLHAERSALVGRRCEEFLGVDGLQLLSRLHQGGIGSLQTAKGEFFYKTLRAPQRSINVSTPARTPAKTVKPQPDLESLAGSNARYARALRMARQGLANQLPVLLLGETGTGKEVVARALHMAGTRCDKPFIAVNCAAIPEGLIESELFGYREGAFTGSRRGGMIGRLQQAHGGTLFLDEIGDMPLALQARLLRVLQDRKVAPLGAGEEQDIDVALICATHRDLKRLVEDKHFREDLFYRVNGISVMLPALRERDDFSGLVDRLLGKLDAPTVVLHDDLSRLLGGYHWPGNIRQLEMVLRTALAMREPGDTVLTLDHLPDSMLDELTAGERPQSGSIREHELELIRQSLDAHQGNVSAAADALGISRATLYRKLKQLRS